The following proteins are co-located in the Halarcobacter sp. genome:
- a CDS encoding decaprenyl-phosphate phosphoribosyltransferase, which produces MKLGSLFRLMNQILKLLRPHQYIKNLFVFAPLLFSFHFTTNDSFYTIFAFVLFSLTASSIYVLNDYMDIEEDKQHPKKKFRPLASGKVTKSTAKLLILFLSGISLISAYLLNINLFIVLSLYFILNIAYSLKLKHITIVDIFIIATGFVLRLFAGASVIQGQLSMWIIIMTFLLALFLAVAKRRDDVLLSSQGKETRKNIDGYNLEFVNAVMVFMSGVIVVAYILYTVSEEVIKRLNTEYLYLTSFFVILGIMRYMQITFVEENSGSPTKIVIKDRFLQLTILFWLLSFYIVVKL; this is translated from the coding sequence ATGAAATTGGGTTCTCTTTTTAGACTAATGAATCAAATATTAAAACTTTTAAGACCACATCAATATATAAAAAATTTATTTGTATTTGCACCATTATTATTTTCATTTCATTTTACAACAAATGATTCATTTTATACAATATTTGCATTTGTATTATTTTCATTAACAGCTAGTAGTATTTATGTATTAAATGATTATATGGATATAGAAGAGGACAAACAACATCCTAAAAAAAAGTTTAGACCTCTTGCTAGTGGAAAAGTTACTAAAAGTACTGCAAAATTATTGATACTTTTTTTATCAGGAATATCACTTATAAGTGCATATTTATTAAATATTAATTTGTTTATTGTTTTAAGTCTTTATTTTATTTTAAATATAGCATATTCATTAAAACTCAAACATATTACTATTGTTGATATTTTTATAATTGCTACGGGATTTGTTTTAAGACTTTTTGCAGGAGCAAGTGTAATTCAAGGTCAATTATCAATGTGGATAATTATTATGACATTTTTATTAGCTTTATTCTTAGCTGTTGCAAAAAGAAGAGATGATGTACTTCTATCATCACAAGGAAAAGAGACCAGAAAAAATATTGATGGTTATAATTTAGAGTTCGTAAATGCTGTGATGGTATTTATGTCTGGTGTTATAGTTGTAGCATATATTTTATACACAGTTTCAGAAGAAGTAATAAAAAGATTGAATACAGAATATCTTTACTTAACATCTTTTTTTGTAATCCTTGGCATTATGAGATATATGCAAATAACATTTGTAGAAGAAAATAGTGGAAGTCCAACAAAAATTGTTATAAAAGATAGATTCTTGCAGTTAACTATTTTGTTTTGGTTATTAAGTTTTTATATAGTGGTAAAATTATAG
- a CDS encoding SDR family oxidoreductase — MSYILIIGAKSDIAKELARVYAKNGYSLYLAARNCDSLAELADDIKIRSNVDVQLKELDVSKYDTHEEFYNNLEVKPLGVIVVAGYMADQKECEKDFTKTINTINVNYTGVVSLLNIIANDMESNKNGFIVGVSSVAGDRGRKANYIYGSSKAAFSAYLSGLRNRLYESKVSVLTVKPGFVNTKMTEGLDLPEKLTSQPEEIALDIFKAQQKQKDVLYTKGIWKLIMLIIKHIPEFIFKKLSI, encoded by the coding sequence ATGAGTTATATATTAATAATCGGTGCAAAAAGTGACATAGCAAAAGAGTTGGCAAGGGTATATGCTAAAAATGGATATAGTCTTTATTTAGCTGCAAGAAATTGTGATAGCTTAGCAGAATTAGCTGATGATATAAAAATTCGTTCAAATGTAGATGTACAGTTAAAAGAATTGGATGTATCAAAATATGATACCCATGAAGAATTTTATAATAACTTAGAAGTAAAACCTTTAGGTGTTATAGTTGTGGCAGGATATATGGCAGATCAAAAAGAGTGTGAGAAGGATTTTACTAAAACTATTAATACTATCAATGTCAATTATACAGGTGTAGTGAGTTTATTAAATATTATTGCAAATGATATGGAAAGCAACAAAAATGGATTTATAGTTGGCGTAAGTTCTGTTGCAGGAGATAGAGGACGAAAAGCAAACTATATTTATGGTTCTTCTAAAGCAGCATTTAGTGCTTACTTAAGTGGTCTTAGAAATAGATTATACGAAAGTAAAGTATCTGTTTTAACGGTAAAACCAGGTTTTGTTAATACAAAAATGACAGAAGGTTTAGATCTTCCTGAGAAATTAACTTCTCAGCCAGAAGAGATTGCTTTGGATATATTCAAAGCACAACAAAAACAAAAAGATGTCCTTTATACAAAAGGTATTTGGAAACTTATTATGCTTATAATTAAACATATACCAGAATTTATATTCAAAAAGTTAAGTATATGA
- a CDS encoding HAD family hydrolase, with protein sequence MSNKIAFFDFDGTITTDDSLLKFIKFAVGNKKFLFGLIILSPMLILYKLKIIPNYKAKQYFISWYFKGMKKDKFYEISYEYSLNHLNQIIRPKAIERIDWHKKNNDKIVIVSASIDCWIQPWCEKNNLELISTKLDFKGDKVTGKFLTKNCYGQEKVNRIKEIYNLTEFDFIYAYGDSSGDKEMLDIANEKFYKPFR encoded by the coding sequence ATGAGTAACAAAATAGCATTTTTTGATTTTGATGGAACTATTACAACAGATGATAGTTTATTAAAATTTATTAAATTTGCAGTAGGAAATAAAAAGTTTCTATTTGGATTAATTATTCTTTCTCCAATGTTAATATTATATAAATTAAAAATTATTCCAAATTATAAAGCTAAACAATATTTTATTTCCTGGTACTTCAAAGGAATGAAAAAAGATAAATTTTATGAAATCTCATATGAGTATTCTTTAAATCATTTAAATCAGATTATAAGACCAAAAGCAATAGAAAGAATTGATTGGCACAAAAAAAATAACGATAAAATTGTAATTGTATCAGCTTCTATTGATTGTTGGATACAACCTTGGTGTGAAAAAAATAATTTAGAACTAATCTCCACAAAGTTGGACTTTAAAGGGGATAAAGTAACCGGTAAATTTCTTACTAAAAATTGTTATGGGCAAGAAAAAGTTAATCGTATTAAAGAAATATATAACTTAACTGAGTTTGATTTTATTTATGCTTATGGTGATAGTAGTGGAGATAAAGAAATGCTAGACATTGCCAATGAAAAATTTTATAAACCCTTTAGATAA
- a CDS encoding GtrA family protein, which produces MNIAIRYVLFAFFSTLVNLLFQYISFYFYDGAFSLYIAMFVGTLSGLILKYILDKKFIFYHKPKNKKDDGKKFLLYSLMGVFTTFIFWGFEILFDFFFEDENAKYIGAIIGLSIGYVVKYFLDKKFVFKD; this is translated from the coding sequence ATGAATATTGCTATAAGATATGTATTATTTGCTTTTTTCTCTACATTAGTAAATTTATTATTCCAATATATAAGTTTTTATTTTTATGATGGTGCTTTTTCATTATATATTGCAATGTTTGTAGGAACATTGTCTGGACTAATTTTAAAATATATTTTAGATAAGAAGTTTATTTTTTATCATAAACCAAAAAATAAAAAAGATGATGGTAAAAAATTTTTGCTTTATTCTCTTATGGGAGTTTTTACAACATTCATATTTTGGGGTTTTGAAATATTGTTTGATTTCTTTTTTGAAGATGAAAATGCAAAATATATTGGTGCTATTATAGGACTTAGTATTGGTTATGTAGTTAAATATTTTTTAGATAAAAAATTTGTATTTAAGGATTGA
- a CDS encoding FAD-binding oxidoreductase: MQLNSWGMYPIIKNNSFILKSKNKLVEKLDDKKELIPFGNGRSYGDSALNEELIYCKPYNYFLEFDENSGVLHCQSGVLLSEIIESFVPKGWFLKVTPGTKLITVGGAIASDVHGKNHHVEGCFSNCVIEFNLMLPNGEIKKCSNKENKELFLATCGGMGLTGIILDAKISLKKINSKYINQTTIKTKNLKETFEAFEEYSHLPYSVAWIDCLAKGSDIGKCLLMVGDFADDGKLDFKEKKKLNIPFNFPSFALNSLSVKAFNWLYYKKAPSGKSKQKVDIDTFFYPLDAINNWNRIYGKGGFTQYQFILPKEVSFEGLQEILTEISNSGKGSFLAVLKLYGKENQNYLSFPIEGYSLALDFKIEKGLFDLLDKLDKIVLKYGGRIYLTKDVRVSKETFEKGYPYIDKFRELRKEYNMDKKFQSLQSKRVGI; the protein is encoded by the coding sequence ATGCAGTTAAATAGTTGGGGAATGTATCCTATTATAAAAAACAATAGTTTTATATTAAAAAGCAAAAATAAACTTGTTGAAAAATTAGATGATAAAAAAGAGTTAATACCTTTTGGTAATGGAAGAAGTTATGGTGATAGTGCATTAAATGAAGAGCTAATATATTGTAAACCTTATAACTACTTTTTAGAATTCGATGAAAATAGTGGTGTTCTTCACTGTCAAAGTGGAGTGTTGCTAAGTGAGATCATAGAATCTTTTGTTCCAAAGGGATGGTTTTTAAAAGTCACTCCTGGAACAAAGCTTATAACTGTAGGTGGAGCAATTGCTAGTGATGTGCATGGGAAAAACCATCATGTAGAAGGTTGTTTTTCAAATTGTGTAATTGAATTTAATCTAATGTTGCCTAATGGAGAAATAAAAAAATGTTCTAATAAAGAAAACAAAGAGTTGTTTCTTGCAACATGTGGAGGTATGGGATTAACTGGAATTATCTTAGATGCAAAAATATCACTAAAAAAAATAAATTCAAAATATATTAATCAAACTACAATAAAAACTAAAAATTTAAAAGAAACATTTGAAGCATTTGAAGAATATTCACATCTGCCATATTCTGTTGCTTGGATTGATTGCCTTGCAAAAGGAAGTGACATAGGAAAATGTCTTCTTATGGTTGGAGATTTTGCAGATGATGGCAAACTAGATTTTAAAGAAAAAAAGAAATTGAACATACCTTTTAATTTTCCTTCATTTGCGTTGAATTCATTAAGTGTAAAGGCTTTTAATTGGTTATATTATAAAAAAGCTCCTAGTGGTAAATCTAAACAAAAAGTTGATATTGATACATTCTTTTATCCTCTTGATGCAATAAATAATTGGAATAGAATTTATGGAAAAGGTGGGTTTACCCAGTATCAATTTATTTTGCCAAAAGAGGTTAGTTTTGAAGGACTTCAAGAGATTTTAACTGAAATTTCAAACAGTGGTAAAGGCTCTTTTTTAGCAGTACTTAAACTTTATGGTAAAGAAAATCAAAATTATCTTTCTTTCCCAATTGAAGGTTATAGTTTAGCACTTGATTTTAAAATAGAAAAAGGATTATTTGACTTACTTGATAAACTTGACAAAATAGTTTTGAAATATGGTGGTAGGATATATCTTACAAAAGATGTAAGAGTTTCAAAAGAGACTTTTGAAAAAGGCTATCCTTACATTGATAAATTTAGAGAGTTAAGAAAAGAGTATAATATGGATAAAAAATTTCAATCATTACAATCAAAAAGAGTAGGAATCTAA
- the gmd gene encoding GDP-mannose 4,6-dehydratase, whose amino-acid sequence MKKAIVTGITGQDGAYLAQLLLEKGYEVYGTYRRTASVNFWRIEELGIEKNPNLHLVEYDLTDQANSIHMVQKIQPDEIYNLAAQSFVGVSFDQPLATAHITGLGCVHLLEAIRIVNPKIKFYQASTSEMFGLVQEIPQTEKTPLYPRSPYGVAKLYAHWMVINYRESYDIFGCSGILFNHESPLRGREFVTRKITDSVAKIKLGKLDCLELGNMDAKRDWGFAKDYVEGMYLMLQADKPDTYVLATNRTETVRDFVTMAFKAAGIELEFLGKDEQEIAINKATGETVVKVNPKFYRPAEVDLLIGNPAKAKEVLGWEPKCTLEELCAMMVKEDLRRNEIGFSF is encoded by the coding sequence ATGAAGAAAGCGATAGTTACAGGAATAACAGGACAAGATGGAGCATATTTAGCACAATTATTATTAGAGAAGGGATATGAAGTATATGGGACATATAGAAGAACAGCTTCAGTAAACTTTTGGAGAATAGAAGAATTAGGGATAGAGAAGAATCCAAATTTACATCTTGTAGAATATGACTTAACTGATCAAGCGAATAGTATACATATGGTACAAAAGATTCAACCAGATGAAATTTATAACCTAGCTGCTCAAAGTTTTGTTGGTGTATCTTTTGACCAACCATTAGCAACAGCTCATATTACAGGATTAGGATGTGTGCATTTATTAGAAGCAATAAGAATAGTAAATCCAAAAATCAAATTCTATCAAGCAAGTACATCAGAGATGTTTGGATTAGTACAAGAGATACCACAAACAGAGAAGACACCACTTTATCCAAGAAGTCCATATGGAGTAGCAAAATTATACGCACACTGGATGGTAATAAACTATAGAGAGTCATATGATATATTTGGATGTAGTGGGATATTATTTAATCATGAATCACCATTAAGAGGAAGAGAATTTGTAACAAGAAAGATTACAGATTCAGTAGCAAAAATAAAACTAGGGAAATTAGATTGTTTAGAACTAGGGAATATGGATGCAAAAAGAGATTGGGGATTTGCAAAAGACTATGTAGAAGGGATGTATTTAATGCTACAAGCAGATAAACCAGATACATATGTATTAGCAACAAATAGAACAGAGACAGTTAGAGATTTTGTAACAATGGCATTTAAAGCAGCAGGAATAGAGTTAGAATTTCTAGGTAAAGATGAACAAGAGATTGCAATAAATAAAGCAACAGGAGAGACAGTAGTAAAAGTAAATCCAAAGTTTTATAGACCAGCAGAAGTAGATTTACTAATAGGGAACCCAGCAAAAGCGAAAGAAGTTTTAGGATGGGAGCCAAAATGTACATTAGAAGAGTTATGTGCAATGATGGTAAAAGAAGATTTAAGAAGAAATGAAATTGGGTTCTCTTTTTAG
- a CDS encoding MBOAT family O-acyltransferase — translation MFYSVEFLIFYLPLIFLGFLIIKKIFPSLIPYYFLGLLYVSLYLIDLVSFVLVFITSTINYLIVRKIHKTKNSKILIFIGIVFSLLPLIIFKFGHGFFDRESLETSVLFTYGIPIGLSFYSLQQITAIIDSRNASLSILSYSRHLLYLGFFPNFIAGPIFTYRNAVEQISSLGFKKIPNYWIATGILLFLTGLLKKLWIANPLGGIINQMVFNIKNLDSSITIFDGWFIIWGFLVQLYFDFSAYSDIAIGLALCFGILLPVNFDSPLKSYSTQEYISRWHISFTSFVREYFFIPTLSLLKKLPIKDMEKKMILSWAIGLFLSYIIIGIWHAPNLIIMGTTTLVIIILFLLKLPTFLFTDNISKDKNSKNYLNRIVILMFSMLMAISLKVQDIDSLFKIYLSIIDFKSISLPLSLQEILPNFIKEEFSFNGFLPLLNGYKYGNYIFSNTSSYIFILIVATFIIFLSPNTMDIFGIKNFKKRKKVFFMKGFLFYLLCTLFLFNILFLLLLESSYAQTFIYERY, via the coding sequence ATGTTTTATTCAGTAGAGTTTTTAATATTTTATTTACCTTTAATTTTTTTAGGTTTTTTAATTATAAAAAAGATTTTCCCTTCTTTAATACCTTATTATTTTCTTGGATTACTTTATGTTTCATTATATTTAATAGATTTAGTTTCGTTTGTTTTAGTATTTATTACTTCTACGATAAACTATTTAATAGTAAGAAAAATTCATAAAACTAAGAATAGTAAAATATTAATTTTTATTGGCATTGTTTTTTCTTTATTACCTTTAATAATATTTAAGTTTGGTCATGGCTTTTTTGATAGAGAATCATTAGAAACAAGTGTTTTATTTACATATGGAATACCAATAGGATTATCTTTTTATTCATTACAACAAATCACTGCAATCATTGATAGTAGAAATGCTTCTCTATCAATATTATCTTATTCTAGGCATCTACTATATTTAGGTTTTTTCCCAAACTTTATTGCCGGACCTATTTTTACTTATCGCAATGCTGTAGAACAAATATCAAGTTTAGGATTTAAAAAAATTCCAAATTATTGGATTGCTACAGGAATATTATTGTTTTTAACTGGTTTATTAAAAAAACTTTGGATTGCAAATCCTTTAGGTGGTATAATTAATCAAATGGTATTTAATATTAAGAATTTGGATAGCAGTATAACTATATTCGATGGATGGTTTATTATTTGGGGTTTTTTAGTTCAATTATATTTTGATTTTTCAGCTTATTCAGATATCGCAATTGGATTAGCTTTATGTTTTGGAATTTTACTTCCAGTAAATTTTGATTCGCCACTAAAATCTTATAGTACTCAAGAATATATATCAAGATGGCATATTAGTTTTACTAGCTTTGTAAGAGAGTATTTTTTTATTCCTACTCTTAGTTTACTAAAAAAGCTTCCCATCAAAGATATGGAAAAAAAAATGATTTTATCTTGGGCCATAGGTTTATTTTTATCTTATATAATAATAGGAATATGGCATGCTCCAAATTTAATAATAATGGGAACGACAACCTTAGTAATAATAATATTGTTTTTACTTAAACTGCCGACGTTTCTTTTTACTGATAATATATCTAAAGATAAAAATAGTAAAAATTATTTGAATAGAATTGTAATTCTTATGTTTAGTATGCTTATGGCCATTAGTTTAAAGGTGCAAGATATTGATTCTTTATTTAAAATTTATTTATCTATAATTGATTTTAAAAGTATAAGTCTTCCTTTAAGTTTACAAGAAATATTGCCAAATTTTATAAAAGAAGAATTTAGTTTCAATGGTTTTTTGCCATTACTAAATGGATATAAATATGGAAACTATATATTTTCAAATACTTCTTCTTATATATTTATTTTAATTGTGGCAACTTTTATAATATTTTTATCTCCAAATACAATGGATATTTTTGGAATAAAAAACTTTAAAAAAAGAAAAAAAGTTTTTTTTATGAAAGGTTTTTTATTTTATTTATTGTGTACTCTATTTCTTTTTAACATTTTATTTTTACTTTTATTAGAAAGTAGTTATGCACAGACTTTTATATATGAAAGATATTGA
- a CDS encoding DUF4214 domain-containing protein, which yields MKRVIKIILFSIIISFRSFASDIYEPNDNMAAATVISYGTYTSLEMEDSSSEDWFRLDVTEPGLLYIKMTPKVNPSFSRTTDINVVIKNSSDQLLAANLASGTEEILYFSEVGTYYIVVDTDDAGGPYDLEISNSFSALGDDASEQNDNKSSATVLSSTNNLSLVNKDEDWFKINVSSGNVLATDITFNSLTGTNYFILYGPSNTPIYGPQLITGDISLSYNIGVGHPAGDYYYRIYGTSNDTYNLQVSNNTVWQNTDSYEPNDDFASAKEINYGEYSLEANNADDDWFKINVTEPGLLYLEMTPTSGKDINMVLYSSSNTPILQRPSGAGVKESIQYHVHTPGLYYIKVGTDDFDGSYSLKISNNFNYENDDANDNNSGDDTFSNATTVNSANFSISNQVSADEDWYKVYIPYGRHTITLNFDYVDLSDNTTMFLYNDTGSLINASNTEDLSNGKREIATDIGNGTYNPGYYYLRIVGEGQNNYSLNFHTDTIWATELNYGPIGAKNSIALFDIDNDGVDEIFVGTGKSFDSNYNEVLPAGLICLEKDGTVKWEKTFPAMSDPDPTTGKYYNTTSISSPPTFGDIDNDGEIEIVIGVGANSIIENGVEASVGQWGDLGGVYALEKDGTTKWFHEGFHAVGDAKKEGVFGSPIIFDIDSNGTKEVIFGSWDQRAWVLDGVTGQPKEGWPVPLLDTIWSTFKVTDINKDGKYEILASADITENPDPGTTTGGIFHVISANGKQNIPGFDQFVGTGQELGYETLKGKWEEQTLWSTPQVADIDGDDYLEIIYGTGRYHEDPLGNYVKVFEHDGNLKYKLDTNGRTSADPIVCDLDNDGDLEIVAATANGYIYAWDHLGNRLFETKTTPIFRTGDVDIDVPLLAVDLTNNGNLEIIYTQGPQIMIVDKDGNQLTDTSFFNFVTQFFPASPAITDFDIDGIQDIISGGMNTANNKTIVYRWAYSSVKNNFNPRSARYQFNQTTYKIEEFIKRMYSKVLGRTADPVGLNNWLDNLTTKLSVGADVAKGFVLSQEFINKNVTDDQFIEILYESFFNRSSDPGGFSYWKDKLDAWTLRQEVLNGFIYSTEFSNLSNSYGILPFNVENTNLTDVEKFVSRFYSYCLGRDADSGGLNDWTYRLLNNISSGSDIAKGFIFSQEFTNKNYSNKEYLIVLYKAFFDREPDQGGYDIWFNDLENNLKTREEVLDGFLGSQEFISLAARYGINP from the coding sequence ATGAAAAGGGTTATAAAGATTATACTGTTTAGTATAATTATTAGTTTTAGATCATTTGCAAGTGACATTTACGAACCAAATGACAATATGGCAGCAGCTACTGTTATAAGTTATGGAACATACACTTCTTTAGAAATGGAAGATTCTAGTAGTGAAGATTGGTTTAGATTAGATGTTACAGAACCAGGGTTATTATATATTAAAATGACCCCAAAAGTAAATCCTTCATTTTCTAGAACTACAGATATAAATGTAGTTATAAAAAATTCAAGTGATCAATTATTAGCAGCTAATTTAGCTTCTGGTACTGAAGAAATACTTTATTTTTCAGAAGTAGGAACTTATTATATAGTTGTTGATACAGATGATGCTGGTGGACCATATGATTTAGAAATATCAAACAGTTTTTCTGCTTTAGGAGATGATGCGAGCGAACAAAATGATAATAAATCTTCTGCTACTGTTCTTAGTTCGACAAATAACTTATCCTTGGTAAATAAAGATGAAGATTGGTTTAAAATAAATGTTTCTTCAGGAAATGTATTAGCTACAGATATTACTTTTAACTCTTTGACTGGAACTAATTATTTTATTTTATATGGTCCTTCTAATACCCCAATTTATGGTCCACAATTAATTACAGGTGATATTTCATTAAGTTACAATATTGGAGTAGGGCATCCTGCTGGTGATTATTATTACAGAATTTATGGAACAAGTAATGATACTTATAACTTACAAGTTAGTAACAATACTGTTTGGCAAAATACTGATTCTTATGAACCAAATGATGATTTCGCTTCTGCAAAAGAGATTAATTATGGTGAATACTCATTAGAAGCTAATAATGCAGATGATGATTGGTTTAAAATAAATGTTACAGAACCAGGTTTATTATATTTAGAAATGACTCCAACTTCAGGTAAAGACATAAATATGGTTTTATATAGTAGTAGCAATACCCCTATATTGCAAAGACCTTCAGGGGCAGGTGTAAAAGAATCAATCCAATATCATGTCCATACACCAGGCTTATATTATATTAAAGTTGGAACAGATGATTTTGATGGTTCATATAGTTTAAAAATATCTAATAATTTTAATTATGAAAATGATGATGCAAATGATAACAACTCTGGAGATGATACTTTTAGTAATGCCACAACTGTGAATAGCGCAAATTTTAGTATTTCAAATCAAGTTTCAGCTGATGAAGATTGGTATAAAGTATATATTCCATATGGAAGACATACAATTACATTAAATTTTGATTATGTAGACTTATCTGATAATACAACAATGTTTTTATATAACGATACAGGAAGTTTAATAAATGCATCTAATACAGAAGATTTAAGTAATGGAAAAAGAGAAATTGCTACAGATATAGGAAATGGAACTTACAACCCGGGATATTATTACTTAAGAATAGTAGGTGAAGGTCAAAACAATTATTCTTTAAACTTTCATACAGATACTATCTGGGCTACTGAATTAAACTATGGACCAATTGGTGCAAAAAATTCAATTGCACTTTTCGATATAGATAATGATGGAGTTGATGAAATTTTTGTAGGTACTGGGAAAAGCTTTGATTCAAACTATAATGAAGTTTTACCTGCAGGTTTAATTTGTTTAGAAAAAGATGGTACAGTTAAATGGGAAAAAACTTTTCCAGCTATGTCTGATCCAGATCCAACTACGGGCAAATATTACAATACAACATCAATAAGTTCTCCTCCAACATTTGGAGATATCGATAATGATGGAGAAATAGAAATTGTAATAGGAGTAGGAGCAAATTCAATTATAGAAAATGGTGTAGAGGCTTCAGTTGGTCAATGGGGAGATTTAGGTGGGGTTTATGCTCTTGAAAAAGATGGTACTACAAAATGGTTTCATGAAGGTTTTCATGCTGTTGGTGATGCTAAAAAAGAAGGTGTTTTTGGCTCTCCTATAATATTTGATATTGATTCAAATGGTACAAAAGAAGTAATTTTTGGAAGTTGGGATCAAAGAGCATGGGTACTTGATGGTGTAACAGGACAACCTAAAGAGGGTTGGCCTGTTCCTTTACTTGATACAATCTGGTCAACATTTAAAGTAACTGATATAAATAAAGATGGAAAATATGAAATATTAGCATCTGCTGATATTACAGAAAATCCAGATCCAGGTACTACTACTGGAGGTATTTTTCATGTTATTTCTGCAAATGGAAAACAAAATATTCCTGGCTTTGATCAATTTGTAGGTACAGGTCAAGAATTAGGTTATGAAACACTTAAAGGAAAATGGGAAGAGCAAACATTATGGAGTACTCCACAAGTTGCAGATATTGATGGAGATGATTATTTAGAAATTATTTATGGTACAGGAAGATATCATGAAGATCCATTAGGTAACTATGTAAAAGTTTTTGAACATGACGGTAATTTAAAATATAAATTAGATACTAATGGAAGAACAAGTGCTGATCCCATTGTTTGCGATTTGGATAATGATGGTGATTTAGAAATAGTTGCTGCTACTGCTAATGGATACATTTATGCTTGGGATCATCTTGGAAATAGATTATTTGAAACAAAAACAACACCGATATTTAGAACAGGTGATGTAGATATTGATGTTCCATTATTAGCTGTAGATTTAACAAATAATGGAAACCTTGAAATTATTTATACTCAAGGTCCACAAATTATGATTGTAGATAAAGATGGTAATCAATTAACAGATACAAGTTTTTTTAATTTTGTAACTCAATTCTTCCCTGCTTCACCTGCAATTACTGATTTTGATATTGATGGTATTCAAGATATAATTAGTGGTGGAATGAATACTGCAAATAATAAAACTATCGTATATAGATGGGCATATTCAAGTGTAAAAAATAATTTTAACCCTAGAAGTGCAAGATATCAATTTAATCAAACAACATATAAAATAGAAGAATTTATCAAAAGAATGTATTCTAAAGTATTAGGTAGAACTGCTGATCCAGTTGGTTTAAATAATTGGCTTGATAATTTAACTACAAAACTTAGTGTGGGTGCTGACGTAGCAAAAGGTTTTGTTTTAAGTCAAGAATTTATAAATAAAAATGTTACTGATGATCAATTTATTGAAATATTATACGAATCATTTTTTAATAGAAGTTCAGATCCAGGTGGTTTTTCATATTGGAAAGACAAATTAGATGCTTGGACATTGAGGCAAGAAGTGTTAAATGGATTTATATATTCAACAGAATTTTCTAACTTAAGTAATAGTTACGGTATTTTGCCATTTAATGTAGAAAATACAAATTTAACTGATGTCGAAAAATTTGTTAGTAGATTTTATAGTTATTGTTTAGGTAGAGATGCTGACTCAGGTGGTTTAAATGACTGGACATATAGATTATTGAATAATATTTCTAGCGGTTCTGATATTGCAAAAGGGTTTATCTTTAGTCAAGAGTTTACAAATAAGAATTACAGTAATAAAGAATATTTAATAGTTTTATATAAAGCATTCTTTGATAGAGAACCTGACCAAGGTGGTTACGATATTTGGTTTAATGATCTTGAAAATAATCTTAAAACTAGAGAAGAAGTATTAGATGGATTTTTAGGGTCTCAAGAATTTATCAGTTTAGCTGCTAGATATGGCATTAATCCATGA